In Oxobacter pfennigii, a genomic segment contains:
- a CDS encoding flavodoxin family protein produces the protein MKTMIVYSSKTGNTKKVAEAILEVMPEGTFIHSVSEQPALEDCDLVILGCWIDKGNADAAMKEYIQGVKDKKVALFATLGAYPDSPHAGKVIERLKQLVDASNEYLGDFICQGKIDPALTERVRQYPPDHPHYMTPERINRHMEAAKHPDSRDLETAQKVFMEVLRRAEGI, from the coding sequence ATGAAAACAATGATTGTGTATTCCAGCAAAACAGGAAATACAAAAAAAGTTGCCGAAGCCATCCTGGAGGTAATGCCTGAAGGAACCTTCATCCACTCTGTTTCAGAGCAGCCGGCATTGGAAGATTGTGATCTGGTTATTTTGGGATGCTGGATTGATAAGGGAAATGCCGATGCAGCAATGAAGGAATATATACAGGGAGTTAAGGATAAGAAGGTTGCCCTGTTTGCGACTTTAGGAGCTTATCCTGATTCACCTCATGCCGGGAAAGTCATAGAGAGGCTTAAGCAGCTTGTGGATGCTTCCAATGAATATCTTGGAGATTTTATTTGCCAGGGGAAAATAGATCCGGCACTTACCGAACGGGTCAGGCAATATCCTCCCGATCATCCCCACTACATGACACCGGAGAGGATCAACAGGCACATGGAAGCGGCAAAACATCCCGATTCCAGGGATTTGGAAACTGCACAAAAGGTATTCATGGAAGTTCTTAGAAGGGCAGAGGGAATATAA
- a CDS encoding ABC transporter ATP-binding protein: protein MIEAVELKITYDKNTVVDEFSLLINKGEVLSLIGPNGSGKSTVLNTISRLLKQTSGAVLLDGQDIHLLPTREVAKKLSVLSQHQATPPDFTVRELVGYGRMPHKRWYEEKTFEDEEIICWAIEQTRLEGLSDRMVNTLSGGERQRAWIAMALAQRPEILLLDEPTTFLDICHQMEVMELIKRLNKELDITVVMVLHDLNQAARYSERLAVLNNGQLVAQGKAEDVLTRELLRDVYQVEADVKLDERTGKPVFVPIGLTYSC, encoded by the coding sequence ATGATTGAAGCAGTTGAATTAAAAATTACTTATGATAAAAATACTGTTGTAGATGAGTTCAGCCTGCTTATCAATAAAGGTGAAGTCCTTTCGCTTATAGGTCCAAACGGCTCGGGTAAATCTACGGTATTAAACACCATATCCAGGCTTCTAAAGCAAACCAGCGGTGCTGTGCTCCTTGACGGCCAGGACATACACTTGCTGCCTACCCGGGAAGTTGCAAAAAAACTGTCTGTATTGTCACAGCACCAGGCAACGCCTCCGGACTTTACGGTGAGAGAGCTTGTAGGTTACGGAAGGATGCCTCATAAAAGGTGGTATGAAGAAAAAACCTTTGAAGATGAAGAAATCATATGCTGGGCCATAGAGCAGACCAGATTGGAAGGGCTTTCTGACAGGATGGTAAATACTTTATCAGGAGGCGAGCGGCAGCGGGCATGGATTGCCATGGCTTTGGCCCAGCGTCCGGAAATACTTCTGCTGGATGAGCCCACCACTTTTCTTGACATATGCCATCAGATGGAAGTGATGGAGCTTATAAAAAGGCTTAACAAGGAGCTTGATATCACTGTTGTCATGGTGCTTCACGACCTTAACCAGGCGGCACGCTACAGTGAAAGGCTGGCGGTTTTGAATAATGGACAGCTTGTTGCCCAGGGAAAAGCCGAGGATGTGCTTACCCGTGAACTGCTCAGAGATGTCTATCAGGTTGAAGCTGACGTAAAGCTGGATGAGAGAACAGGTAAGCCGGTATTTGTACCGATTGGATTGACTTATTCCTGCTGA
- a CDS encoding FecCD family ABC transporter permease translates to MKDYEKTMLIKESAMNFKKTDGRALRRFIIFMASIAILVLCCILSLRMGSVKYTTRQVWSALFPAADINVRNVVINIRLPRMLTAAMVGSNLAVAGALLQSVLRNPLADPGIIGVSAGAGLAAVTILLVFPGLSFLVPAGAFIGATAASFLVYILAWKRGVEPIRIVLSGVAVNAVLGGGISLLSHLYSDRIQGVLLWLNGSIAGKSWPQVKMLFPYTIIGLILSVFCIQPANALQLGDNVAKNLGIRVNRTRVLLCMTAAFLSGVSVAAVGLIGFVGLMVPHISRMLVGSDYRFMLPSSGIMGAALLVMADSVARSAFSPLELPVGIFMAVLGGPFFIFLLRKGGAYKA, encoded by the coding sequence ATGAAGGATTATGAGAAGACGATGCTAATAAAAGAGTCTGCCATGAATTTTAAAAAAACCGACGGAAGGGCGTTAAGAAGATTTATAATATTTATGGCATCTATAGCCATACTTGTACTTTGCTGCATCCTGTCATTGCGCATGGGAAGCGTAAAGTACACGACCCGCCAGGTTTGGAGCGCGTTGTTTCCAGCAGCTGATATAAATGTAAGAAACGTTGTAATAAACATACGCCTTCCCAGGATGCTGACTGCAGCCATGGTGGGCTCCAACCTGGCCGTCGCAGGCGCTCTGCTTCAGTCGGTATTGCGGAATCCCCTTGCAGATCCGGGGATAATAGGCGTATCGGCTGGAGCAGGTCTGGCAGCGGTAACTATTTTGCTGGTCTTTCCTGGTTTAAGTTTTCTTGTTCCTGCCGGAGCCTTTATAGGCGCTACTGCTGCCAGCTTTTTAGTATACATACTTGCCTGGAAGCGGGGAGTAGAGCCTATAAGGATTGTTTTATCGGGAGTGGCTGTAAATGCGGTTTTAGGCGGAGGCATTTCCCTCCTATCCCACCTTTACAGCGACAGGATTCAGGGTGTATTGCTCTGGCTTAACGGAAGCATTGCCGGCAAAAGCTGGCCTCAGGTCAAAATGCTGTTTCCTTATACAATTATAGGGCTCATACTTTCTGTTTTCTGCATACAGCCTGCCAATGCCCTGCAGCTAGGGGATAATGTGGCTAAAAACTTGGGAATCAGGGTAAACCGCACCCGGGTGCTTTTGTGCATGACTGCCGCATTTTTATCGGGAGTATCCGTCGCGGCTGTTGGTTTAATTGGCTTTGTAGGTCTTATGGTGCCTCACATAAGCAGGATGCTGGTGGGATCGGATTACCGCTTTATGCTTCCCTCCAGCGGAATAATGGGCGCAGCTCTTTTGGTTATGGCTGACTCCGTAGCCCGCAGCGCATTTAGTCCCCTTGAGCTTCCTGTGGGAATTTTCATGGCAGTATTGGGCGGACCGTTTTTTATATTCCTGCTGAGAAAGGGAGGCGCATACAAGGCATGA